The following are encoded together in the Bacillus sp. V2I10 genome:
- the wecB gene encoding non-hydrolyzing UDP-N-acetylglucosamine 2-epimerase, producing the protein MDRKLKVMTIFGTRPEAIKMAPLVLELEKYPDEIDSIVTVTAQHRQMLDQVLELFEVTPDHDLNIMKDRQTLTGVTTKALEGLDEVMKEVKPDLVLVHGDTTTTFVASLAAFYNQIAVGHVEAGLRTWNKYSPFPEEVNRQITGVIADLHFAPTDKAEANLLQENKKGETIYITGNTAIDALKTTVKDSYTHEVLEKVGSDRMILLTAHRRENLGEPMRNMFRAIKRLITEHNDVQVVYPVHLNPAVREVADEILGNDPRIHLIEPLGVYDFHNFASKAHIILTDSGGVQEEAPSLGVPVLVLRDTTERPEGIEAGTLKLAGTDEETIYKLAYELLNNKERYEEMSKASNPYGDGEASRRIAEAILHYFKKRDEKPVPFQV; encoded by the coding sequence ATGGATCGCAAATTAAAAGTCATGACTATTTTCGGTACAAGACCTGAAGCCATTAAAATGGCACCGCTTGTGCTTGAACTTGAAAAGTATCCGGATGAAATTGATTCAATCGTTACTGTAACTGCCCAGCATCGTCAAATGCTTGATCAGGTATTGGAATTATTTGAAGTCACTCCAGATCATGATCTGAACATTATGAAGGACCGCCAGACGCTGACAGGTGTAACAACAAAGGCGCTCGAAGGCTTAGATGAAGTGATGAAGGAAGTTAAGCCTGATCTTGTACTGGTTCATGGCGATACAACGACAACGTTTGTTGCAAGCTTAGCTGCATTTTATAATCAAATTGCTGTTGGGCATGTAGAAGCAGGGCTCAGAACATGGAACAAATACTCTCCATTCCCTGAAGAGGTTAATCGTCAAATTACAGGTGTGATTGCAGATCTTCATTTTGCTCCAACGGACAAAGCGGAAGCCAATCTGCTTCAGGAAAATAAAAAAGGCGAGACGATTTACATAACAGGCAACACCGCGATTGATGCTTTAAAAACAACTGTTAAGGATTCCTATACACATGAGGTGCTTGAGAAGGTAGGATCTGACCGCATGATTCTATTAACCGCTCACCGCCGCGAGAACTTAGGGGAGCCAATGAGAAACATGTTCCGTGCGATTAAGCGCCTGATCACAGAGCATAATGATGTACAGGTTGTTTATCCTGTCCATTTAAATCCGGCTGTTCGCGAGGTAGCGGATGAAATCCTTGGCAATGATCCTAGAATTCATTTGATCGAACCGCTTGGCGTTTATGATTTCCATAACTTTGCTTCTAAAGCTCATATTATCCTGACAGATTCAGGCGGCGTACAGGAAGAAGCGCCATCTCTTGGAGTGCCTGTCCTTGTATTGCGGGACACAACAGAGCGCCCTGAAGGGATTGAAGCAGGAACATTGAAGCTAGCGGGTACAGATGAGGAAACGATCTATAAGCTTGCTTACGAGCTGCTTAACAATAAAGAACGCTATGAAGAGATGTCGAAAGCCTCTAATCCATATGGAGACGGAGAAGCTTCCAGACGTATCGCGGAAGCCATTCTGCACTATTTCAAAAAGCGTGATGAAAAGCCTGTACCTTTCCAAGTATAA
- a CDS encoding glycosyltransferase family 4 protein, producing MKIVYITQHFPPEIGAAQGRAFDMSTNLTNLGHDLHVLTAFPNHESTSKLYSKEKVNKLSVYRSFRIRDTKKSSIRRLANYLSFMCSSIFSGLFVKKPDIVYATSPQLFQGVTGYVLSRIHRTKFVFEVRDLWVDFAEILGQFKNKKLLNLARKLENFIYKKADLIVVVTHGYKDRLIDMGISADKIIVIPNGVNPNTLKPVIKRNDVKKEYGIEDKFLVLYTGNIGAAQGLQTIITAAVKLKDDPSVCFMFIGEGVEKEALMEQVKANELTNVLFLDSKRKEELASYYDSADLGIVSLKKHPLFEITIPSKVFDYMAVSLPVLIGVEGEAREIIEKNHAGFTFEPENPEDFIRALKLAQSQPETLKEMKKNLRHHLLQSFNRETQAAELSQALHYCNESQSINHIKKTT from the coding sequence ATGAAAATCGTTTATATAACACAGCACTTTCCGCCTGAAATTGGTGCAGCACAAGGCCGTGCCTTTGATATGAGTACGAATCTTACAAACTTAGGGCATGATCTGCATGTGCTTACGGCCTTTCCAAATCATGAGTCAACTTCTAAATTGTACAGCAAAGAGAAGGTGAACAAGCTTTCCGTTTATCGCTCTTTTCGCATACGTGATACTAAAAAAAGCTCAATCCGGCGTTTAGCCAACTACTTGTCATTCATGTGCTCAAGCATCTTCAGCGGCTTGTTCGTTAAAAAACCGGATATCGTTTATGCAACTTCCCCCCAGCTCTTTCAAGGGGTTACCGGGTATGTGCTGAGCCGCATTCATAGAACAAAGTTCGTTTTTGAAGTCCGTGATTTATGGGTAGACTTCGCTGAAATTTTAGGTCAATTTAAAAACAAAAAATTACTGAATCTCGCCAGAAAGCTTGAGAATTTCATTTATAAAAAAGCGGATCTGATTGTTGTCGTCACTCACGGCTACAAAGACCGTCTGATAGACATGGGTATTTCAGCAGATAAGATCATCGTCATTCCAAACGGAGTGAATCCAAATACCTTAAAACCTGTTATAAAAAGGAACGATGTGAAAAAAGAATACGGGATCGAAGATAAATTCCTCGTTCTTTATACAGGCAATATTGGGGCAGCCCAAGGTCTTCAGACCATCATAACAGCTGCGGTAAAGCTGAAGGATGACCCTTCTGTCTGCTTTATGTTCATTGGTGAAGGTGTTGAAAAAGAAGCTTTAATGGAACAAGTGAAAGCAAATGAGTTAACCAACGTTCTCTTTCTGGACAGCAAAAGAAAAGAAGAATTGGCTTCCTACTACGACAGCGCTGATCTTGGCATTGTCAGTTTAAAAAAGCACCCATTATTCGAAATCACCATTCCATCCAAGGTGTTCGATTATATGGCGGTTTCACTGCCGGTACTGATCGGTGTTGAGGGTGAAGCCAGAGAGATCATAGAGAAAAATCATGCCGGCTTCACATTTGAACCAGAGAATCCGGAAGACTTTATCCGTGCACTCAAGCTCGCTCAAAGTCAGCCAGAAACACTTAAAGAAATGAAGAAAAACCTGCGTCACCATCTTCTTCAATCTTTTAATAGAGAAACACAGGCAGCAGAGCTTTCTCAAGCCCTGCACTACTGCAATGAATCTCAAAGCATCAACCACATAAAAAAGACGACCTGA
- a CDS encoding glycosyltransferase family 4 protein: protein MKKICVITSVHNAYDGRIYHKQCKSLVKAGYDVSLVAPKPEKMLEDSIKLIPIEKPKQEFKRFLHTFTVFKAARKTNADLYHFHDPELIPVGVLLRIFTGKPVIFDAHEHYPNAIMSKKYLKRWMKKPVRFIYETIERISLPILSGVIYTTDEVGERYQRYNSCKIENYPLTEMFTLNHSSLKNPDMILYLGGITPIRGIEQLTEAFSLAADKHPDARFVFVGRFESEAFERKIKQKVKDYGLADRVEFMGSVPYSEIETYLSKASIGIIPYLPEPNHLVCLPNKLFEYMAAGVAILASDFPHYRKVVENSRSGLLIDPEKPESIADALNVLLDDPEKTKDFGVNGRMSFETTYNWETEEKKLVSFYKKLLKQQ from the coding sequence ATGAAGAAAATCTGCGTAATCACGTCTGTTCATAACGCATATGACGGCCGTATTTATCATAAGCAATGCAAATCACTTGTTAAGGCGGGGTATGATGTCTCGCTTGTTGCACCAAAGCCTGAGAAAATGCTGGAGGATTCAATAAAGCTTATTCCAATTGAAAAGCCAAAGCAGGAATTCAAGCGTTTTTTACATACGTTTACTGTTTTTAAAGCAGCAAGAAAAACAAATGCAGACCTTTATCATTTTCATGATCCAGAGCTTATTCCAGTCGGGGTTCTGCTTCGGATTTTTACCGGAAAGCCTGTAATTTTTGATGCCCATGAGCATTATCCTAATGCGATTATGAGCAAAAAATACTTGAAAAGATGGATGAAAAAACCAGTCCGTTTCATTTACGAAACCATTGAGAGAATTTCTCTGCCTATTTTGTCAGGCGTTATTTATACGACGGACGAAGTAGGAGAGAGGTATCAGAGATATAACTCCTGCAAGATTGAAAACTATCCTTTGACTGAAATGTTCACGCTCAATCACTCTTCGCTGAAAAATCCAGACATGATTCTTTATCTTGGCGGAATAACTCCTATCAGAGGGATTGAACAGTTAACAGAGGCCTTTTCACTGGCAGCGGACAAGCATCCGGATGCAAGGTTTGTTTTTGTTGGAAGATTTGAGTCTGAAGCATTCGAACGGAAAATCAAACAGAAGGTAAAAGATTATGGATTGGCTGACCGCGTGGAGTTTATGGGAAGTGTGCCTTATTCAGAAATCGAAACCTATCTATCAAAGGCTTCAATCGGCATTATTCCTTACTTGCCTGAGCCTAATCATTTGGTCTGTCTGCCCAATAAACTATTTGAATACATGGCAGCAGGTGTTGCGATTCTGGCTTCTGATTTTCCTCATTACCGGAAAGTGGTGGAGAATTCACGCAGCGGACTTTTGATTGATCCTGAGAAGCCTGAATCCATTGCTGATGCATTGAATGTGCTGCTGGATGATCCGGAAAAGACAAAAGATTTTGGTGTAAATGGAAGAATGAGTTTCGAAACAACGTATAATTGGGAAACTGAAGAAAAAAAGTTAGTCTCATTTTATAAAAAATTGCTGAAGCAGCAATAG
- a CDS encoding glycosyltransferase family 4 protein — protein sequence MLDYSNYIIAFIVSFIVAVSITPLIKKLAIKIGAVDKPNKRKIHQGLMPRLGGLAIFIGVVAGYLYLRPESMYMKEIIIGAFIIIIIGILDDRFTLSAKYKLAGQLAAAAVVVSSGLLINKITLPFFGLIYLDYWSYPVTILWIVGVTNAINLIDGLDGLAAGVSSIAMTSILIMAFTNFQFAVVSLCVILIGSTLGFLIHNFYPAKIFMGDTGALFLGYSISILSTMGLFKNITLFGFIIPIIVLAIPIFDTLFAIVRRLVNRQNIAAPDKLHLHYCLVDMGFSHRKSVLLIYFFSACFGLSAILFSNATMWMALLIMMILLFFIQITAELIGLIGEGHKPLINAFRKLLAKPKPQKDN from the coding sequence ATGTTAGATTATTCTAATTATATTATAGCTTTTATAGTATCGTTTATAGTGGCTGTATCTATTACACCACTTATAAAAAAACTTGCGATAAAAATCGGGGCGGTTGATAAGCCCAACAAGCGAAAAATCCATCAGGGCCTAATGCCAAGGCTTGGCGGTCTTGCCATCTTTATTGGTGTTGTGGCAGGCTACCTATACCTGCGTCCTGAATCAATGTATATGAAAGAGATTATAATCGGTGCTTTCATCATTATCATCATTGGTATTCTTGATGATCGCTTTACTCTTTCGGCAAAGTATAAGCTTGCAGGGCAGTTGGCTGCAGCAGCAGTCGTTGTCTCATCCGGATTGCTTATTAACAAGATTACCCTTCCATTTTTCGGACTGATCTATCTTGATTATTGGAGCTATCCTGTAACCATTCTCTGGATCGTCGGCGTCACAAACGCCATCAATCTGATTGATGGATTAGACGGGCTGGCAGCGGGCGTTTCATCTATAGCGATGACCAGTATCCTGATCATGGCGTTTACTAATTTTCAATTTGCAGTTGTATCCCTGTGTGTAATTCTGATCGGAAGCACGCTCGGATTCCTGATTCACAATTTCTACCCGGCGAAGATTTTTATGGGAGATACCGGAGCGCTGTTCCTCGGATATTCCATCTCTATTCTGTCGACAATGGGATTATTTAAAAACATCACGTTATTCGGTTTTATTATTCCGATCATTGTTTTGGCTATACCTATTTTTGACACACTCTTTGCGATTGTGCGAAGACTGGTGAACAGACAGAATATCGCTGCACCCGATAAGCTTCATTTGCACTATTGTTTAGTGGACATGGGATTCAGCCACAGAAAGTCCGTGCTGCTTATTTACTTCTTCAGTGCATGCTTTGGACTGTCGGCTATTCTTTTCTCAAATGCAACGATGTGGATGGCTCTCTTAATTATGATGATTTTGCTGTTCTTCATCCAGATTACAGCTGAGCTCATCGGATTAATCGGGGAAGGCCATAAACCGCTTATAAATGCATTCAGAAAGCTTTTGGCTAAGCCAAAGCCTCAAAAAGATAATTAA
- a CDS encoding LCP family protein produces MNRQEVKKIKKKKKKSVFKRILFLFFILFLLVGGYAGYVFYQTYQAANNSYDDLGRDKSKLRDEAVSISNDPVSILLMGVENYSSGGSGGRADTLMVATFNPKDQTMKLLSLPRDTRVEIPGKETKRKINSAYSTGGKELTIETVEGFLKIPIDYYATVNFEGFKNIIDIVGGITVDVPFDFTQNSDDPKAEKLEFTEGPMKMDGRYALAYARMRLQDPNNDIGRNERQQQVVKEVINEIVSAGTLLKVDKLTNEVGKNVETNMRMSELLGFYKKYNNFNTNKIETVKLEGTGEYIGSAAYWIPDDTSLEEVRDELKEHLELKSEEDDNLDSN; encoded by the coding sequence ATGAATAGGCAGGAAGTTAAAAAAATAAAGAAAAAGAAGAAAAAAAGCGTTTTTAAACGAATTTTATTTTTGTTCTTCATACTATTTCTATTAGTTGGCGGATATGCAGGCTATGTCTTTTATCAAACCTATCAGGCCGCTAACAATTCATATGACGATTTAGGAAGAGATAAATCCAAATTGCGCGATGAGGCCGTGAGCATCTCAAACGATCCTGTTTCCATACTGTTAATGGGGGTTGAAAACTACTCAAGCGGAGGATCCGGAGGACGGGCTGATACACTTATGGTCGCTACTTTTAATCCAAAGGATCAGACGATGAAATTGTTAAGTCTTCCGCGTGATACACGCGTAGAAATTCCAGGTAAAGAAACAAAGCGCAAAATCAACTCAGCCTATTCAACTGGCGGAAAAGAACTAACAATTGAAACGGTCGAAGGTTTCTTGAAAATTCCAATTGATTATTATGCAACAGTTAACTTCGAAGGCTTTAAAAACATTATCGATATCGTAGGCGGCATTACAGTGGACGTTCCTTTTGATTTCACTCAAAACAGTGATGATCCAAAAGCCGAAAAACTTGAGTTTACTGAAGGACCAATGAAAATGGATGGAAGATACGCTTTGGCCTATGCAAGAATGAGGCTGCAGGATCCTAACAATGACATTGGCAGAAATGAAAGACAGCAGCAGGTTGTAAAAGAGGTCATCAATGAGATCGTATCAGCCGGCACTCTCCTGAAGGTTGACAAGCTGACAAATGAAGTTGGAAAGAACGTTGAAACCAACATGAGAATGTCTGAGCTATTAGGTTTTTATAAAAAGTACAACAACTTTAACACAAATAAGATTGAAACTGTAAAGCTTGAAGGTACAGGGGAATACATCGGCAGCGCCGCTTACTGGATTCCGGATGATACTAGCCTTGAAGAAGTAAGAGATGAATTAAAAGAGCATTTAGAGCTTAAATCAGAAGAAGACGATAACTTAGACAGCAATTAA